One window of Kineococcus mangrovi genomic DNA carries:
- a CDS encoding HAD family hydrolase: MSPAERLPRPSAVVLDVNETLSDLGALDARLAAVGAGPRTAARFLPAVLRDGFARTLRQDPLPFAEVAADVLRTELAGAADLDRPLEDAVAHVLGAFDEVVLHPDVAPGLRRLREQGVVTVALTNGGLAACEGLLERGGVREDVVHVLSVETVGPWKPHAAAYGHALDVCSVPAGEVLFVAVHPWDLDGAAGTGMATAFLDRAGTGAYPRHAAPPTLTARGLDDLAGRVLGD; encoded by the coding sequence GTGTCCCCCGCAGAACGCCTCCCCCGCCCGAGCGCCGTCGTCCTGGACGTCAACGAGACGCTGTCCGACCTCGGCGCGCTCGACGCCCGGCTGGCCGCCGTGGGTGCCGGCCCGCGGACGGCCGCCCGGTTCCTGCCGGCCGTGCTGCGCGACGGCTTCGCCCGCACGCTGCGCCAGGACCCCCTGCCGTTCGCCGAGGTCGCCGCCGACGTCCTGCGCACCGAGCTCGCCGGCGCCGCGGACCTGGACCGGCCGCTGGAGGACGCCGTCGCCCACGTGCTCGGCGCCTTCGACGAGGTCGTCCTGCACCCCGACGTGGCCCCGGGGCTGCGCCGGTTGCGCGAGCAGGGCGTCGTCACCGTGGCCCTGACCAACGGCGGCCTCGCCGCGTGCGAGGGCCTGCTGGAGCGCGGCGGGGTCCGCGAGGACGTCGTGCACGTCCTGTCCGTCGAGACCGTCGGGCCCTGGAAACCCCACGCCGCCGCCTACGGCCACGCCCTCGACGTGTGCTCGGTCCCCGCCGGGGAGGTCCTGTTCGTCGCCGTCCACCCCTGGGACCTCGACGGGGCCGCCGGCACCGGGATGGCGACCGCGTTCCTGGACCGCGCCGGCACCGGCGCCTACCCGCGGCACGCGGCACCGCCGACCCTGACGGCCCGCGGGCTCGACGACCTCGCCGGCCGCGTCCTGGGCGACTGA